The window GACCGCGAACTGGGCCAGCTGTGCGCTGAGTTTGCGAGGGAGTTCGGGAGGCCGCTCTCTCCGATCGAAGCCGAACAGGTGTCGCGCTGGTATTCGGGCCTCGGCCCGGCCTTGGTCCGGGAAGCCCTGCGCCGGGCGGTGCTGATCGGCAAGTATAATTTCAGGTACATCGACAGCATCCTGTTGGCCTGGCACAAGAACAACGTGCGGACCATTGAGCAGGTGCATGCCTTCGAACAGGAGTTCCAGCAACTCCGTAGCAAGCGCAAGCCGAAAAAAGCCGCTGCCGAAAGCCGCAACCGGGAAAAGGAAAAGGCGCTCATCAAAGCCCTATACATGAGTTAAGGAGTCTGATAGCTTGCCGGGCTGCAACGTCTGTGGCGACCGGGGCATCTACATAGTGGCCGGAACGGCGGTACCATGCAACTGCATGCGGCAGCGGGCCCTGGGTAACCGGCTGAAAACGGCCCAACTCACGGAGAGCATGCGGCGGCAAACTTTCGCCCGTTTTCAGCTACACTACTACTCCCAGGAACAGGCCGACGGCGGACGGTCGTATCGTGAAATCGCCCAACTGGCCCTCGGGGCGGCTCACGCCTTCGTGGAAAGGGTCAAGGCCGGCCCGACTGCCGAAGGGCTCCTGTTTACCGGCCGGGTCGGCACCGGAAAGACCTTTCTGGCCTGCTGCATTGCCAACGCCTTGCTGGAAGCTGGGGTTCAAGTGCTTTTTCTGGTGGTCCCGGACTACCTGGACCGGATCCGGTCCACCTACGACCTGGAAAGACCCGAGTATACCGAGCTGGACCTGACCGAGGCGGCCAAGTGGGCGCCGGTCCTGATTATGGATGACCTGGGCGCGCATCACTATACCGAGTGGGGCCGTCAGAAGCTTTATTCCTTGGTCAACCACCGCCTGAACCACCAACTGCCGCTGGTGGTAACCACCAACGTGAGCCTGGAAGACCTGGAGGAATACCTTGGAGAGCGAACAACCTCACGCCTTTTCCAGATGTGCCGTCCCTACCGTCTTCTGACCGACGTCGACATCCGCATTTCCCGCCGTCTGGGTCCCGAAACGGCGTAGTAACGTAGCGTAAGCGCTCCAAAACCCGCTTTTTTGCCGCAGCCTTTCCGCTCATAACCCCCGCCGTCGAAGTCCTCAGGCCGAGCCACCAGTTTTATGGATGTAATTAACTGGGCAGCCTTTAAATGGTTGCATAACGCTGCATTGCACTATGCAAAATACGTTTTGCGGAAGGAGGAGACAATGAGAGTAATTTATGTAAGCGTCCTGGTTCTGGTTCTGGCGCTGGGGGCGGCATTGTCGCCGGTGTCGGCGGCGGCGCACGTATACTACACGGTGCAGAACGGAGATACACTCTACGATATCTCCAGGCAATACGGCGTTTCGGTCGGTGTGCTGAGCGCGGCCAACCGCCTGCGGGGAGATCTGATCGTGCCCAACCAGGTTCTGGTAATTCCCGAGCACGTTCTTCGCTATTCCCGCGGCGACATTTGCCAGGAAGAGTTGGCACTCCTGGCGCGGATCATTCACGCCGAGGCGCGGGGGGAAAGCTTCGCGGGCCAAGTGGCCGTTGGTGCGGTGATTATGAACCGTTTGGCCAGCCCCGACTTTCCGTCCGATCTGCGGAGCGTGATCTTCCAGCGGAGTGCAAGCGTCTTCCAGTTCTCACCGGTCGGTGACGGTTCGATCGTGCTCTCACCCGACGAACGGGCGTTTCAGGCGGCCAAGCAGGCCCTGAGGGGAATGGATCCGACCCATGGGGCGTTGTTTTTCTACAACCCAAAGCTCGCCAGTGACACCTGGATACGGACGCTTCCGGTGATAACAACCATCGGGAACCACGTCTTCGCCACAAAAATTTAAGAGCGCCTGCGAGCGCTTTTTTTTTGGCATAAAAAGGAGTGCCACGGCCGGCGGCGAAAAGGCTATAAACTATCATATCCGGGTGTAGGATACTTGTAGAATAAGCGGGAAGGTGACCGGTTTGGAGAACTTGTCCGCCCTTTTCAATCCGGCCTCCGTAGCGATCATCGGGGCTTCCGGCAAGCCGGGTAAGATAGGTAATATCATTTTAAAAAATGTGATTTCGTCCGGTTATGGCGGGCAGATCATCCCCATCAACCCCAGGGAAAAGGAAATCGAGGGTTATCCGGCCTACGCGTCGGTCACCGAGGTCCCCGGGTCCGTTGAGGTGGCCGTGATTGCCGTTCCCGCCGCGGGTGTCCTGCCGGTGGTTGAAGAGTGCGGGCGGGCCGGGGTGAAACACTTGGTCGTGATCAGTGCCGGGTTTAAGGAAACGGGAGCCGAAGGCCTGGAGCGGGAGAAAGAACTGGTGGCGACGGCACGAAAGAGCGGCATGCGGGTGGTGGGGCCGAACTCTGTCGGCATCATGGACACCCACACGCCCCTGAACGCCTCTTTTGCCGCCGGTTTTCCGGGTCGGGGGGAAATCACCTTCATTTCCCAGAGCGGCGCGATGCTGGTCGCGATCCTGGATTGGAGCCTGATCACCGGCCTGGGCTTCAGCAAATTCATCAGCCTGGGAAATAAATCGGATTTGAACGAGGCCGACTTCATCGCCGCGGTCGCCGACGACCCCACGACCAAGGTGATCCTCTGCTACATCGAGGACGTGGCGGATGGCCTGCGTTTTCTGGAGGTGAGCAGCCAGGTCTGCCGGAAAAAGCCGATTGTGGTCCTGAAGTCGGGAACCAGCCAGGCCGGGGCCCAGGCCGCCTCCTCCCATACCGGGGCGCTGGCCGGCATTGACCTGGCCTACGAGGTGGCCTTCCGCCAGGCCGGGGTGATCCGGGTGCCGACGATGGCCGAACTGTTCGACCTGGCGGTGGCCTTCGCCCAGCAGCCCGTTCCGAAGGGAGACCGGCTGGCCATCGTGACGAATTCCGGCGGCCCCGGGATTGTGGCGACGGACAGCGCCGAGCGGCAGGGTTTGACCATCGCGCGGTTCAACAAGGCGACCCTGGAAGCGCTGCGGGCGGAGTTGCCCCGGGAGGCGAACATTTACAACCCGGTCGACGTCCTGGGAGACGCTCGGGCCGACCGCTACCGTTTCGCCCTGGAGAAGGTGCTGGCGGACGAGAGCGTTGATTCCGCCGTGGTCCTGGTTTGCCCGACCGCCACCGCAGAACCGGGCGAAACCGCGAAAGCGATTGTGGAAGTCGCCCGGCGGTTCCCCGACAAGCCGCTTTTCGGGGTGTACATGGGCGGCGAAATCCTGAAAGAGGGCGTTGATATTCTAAGCGCCGCCGGCATACCGTGCTACACCTTTCCGGAGACGGCGATCAGTGCCATGAGGGGGCTGGCGCAGTACGCCCGGTTGAAGAACTCTCCGCTCCCCGCACCCCGGCCGGTATTCGAGGGCGTCGACCGGGAGCGGGTGGCAAATATTTTCCGGGCGGTGAAAGAGGACAACCGGCTGGTGCTTCTGGGCAGTGAAGGGGCGGCAGTGGTCGAAGCTTACGGCATCCCCGTGTCTCCCACCAGGCTGGCCACCAGGGCCGAGGAGGCGGTGGCCGTGGCGGAAGAGATCGGTTACCCGGTTGTGCTGAAGGTGGCTTCGCCGAAAATCATTCACAAGACCGACATCGGAGGCGTACGGATGGGCTTGGACACGCCCGGTGAGGTGATGGCCGGCTTCTGGGCGGTGATGAGCAACGTGCAGCGCTCGCTGCCCGAGGTGATCCCGCACGGGATCGACGTCCAGCGTATGGCCCCCAAGGGAACGGAGGTGATTATCGGGATGAGCCGGGACGTCCATTTCGGCCCCCTGATCGCGTTCGGCTTGGGCGGCATCTACGTGAACCTTCTGGAGGACGTCTCCTTCCGCCTGGCCCACGGGTTGTCCCGAATGGAAATAGAGAAGATGATTATGGAAACCAAGGCCTTTACGCTGTTGCGCGGTTACCGCGGCCAGAAACCGGCCGACATCGCCGCTCTGGTCGATATTGTCGCCCGAGTGGCCCAATTGGTGATTGACTTTCCGGAGATCACGGAAATGGACATCAACCCGGTGTTCGCATACGTGTCGGGAGCACAGGCCCTGGACGTGAAAATTACCATTTCGTGAGGTGGCGAACGGTGAAGAATCTGTACTTGATCGGTACCCCCGGAAGCGGAAAAACGGCGGTGGCCCTGGGGCTGGCGCTGAAACTGCGCCAGGAGGGGTTCAACCCCGGGTATTTCAAACCTGTCGGAAGCACGGCCGGGGTGCTGCAGCAGCGTGACGAGGACGGGGTACTGATGAAAACGGTCCTGGGAATGTCGGAGGACCTGGATACCATTGTTCCGCTTACGGTGGGCAACTTTTACGTATCCGGATACCGGGAACCCCAGGAATGCCGGGACCGGGTGTTTGCGGCGTACCGCTTGATTGCCGGGAAGTACAACCCGGTGATTATCGACGGCACAAGTTTTCCGTGGGTCATGGCCGCTTTCGGTCTGGACGCCGTCAGCATCGCCGACGAGGTGGGGGCCGGGATCCTGTGCACCATGCGGATCAGGAACGATTTCAACTTCGACGAAACCCTATTTTTCAACCGTTACATCCGGTGCAAGGGTCTGAATTTGGTGGGAAACATTTTCAACAACATCCCGCGGCCGATGCTCGCGAAGACCCAAGGGGAATACGCCAACCTGTTGGAGTCTTCCGGTTTCCGCTGGCTGGGGGCGATTCCCCGGCGGCGTGAAATCCACGCCCCGACCGTGGCCGAGTACTACGACGTCCTGGGCGGCGAGCTGCTCGTCGGCGGGGAGAGACTGGACCTATTGGTCGAAGACGTGCTTATCGGCGCGATGACCATTGACAGCGCCTTGGATCACCTGCGGCGCGGCCTAAACAAGGCGGTGATCATCGGGGGGGACCGGGCGGATTACGCGCTCGCGGCACTCGAGACGAGTACGTCGGTACTGATCCTGACCGGCGGCTTGTACCCGCACCTGAGTGTGATCACCAGGGCCAAGGAGAAGGGTGTGCCGGTGATCCTGGTCCATTACGACACCGTGACGACCGTCGAGCGGATCTCGGAGGTGGTCCGCCGCATCCGGCCCGGTGACGAGAAGGCGATCGCGCTGGCGCTGGAGAATATTGAGCAATACTGCGACTGGCAGAAGATCATTGAACTTCTGGAGGCGTAAACTTCGCTTTTAGACCGGATTAAAGCGGCAATCCCACCCTGGAAATCGGGTGGGATTTTTTGTTTAGCCTCTCGGTATATTGGACACCCCCGTTCATATATATATAGTGTTAATGTCCGATTATGGAAAAATATTCTTCCCAATGGGATTCACCCCGGGGGGGATGCGTTAAGGTTGAGTAAAGCTTTTGACAACGGGGGCCGGATACCTTGAAATTCAAAGGGGGGAAGCAAGAAAATGGAAAGAATAGATATCTTCCGTGATATCGCCGAGCGTACCGGGGGTGACATCTACATCGGTGTGGTCGGGGGCGTGCGTACCGGCAAATCCACGTTCATCAAGAGGTTTATGGAACTCCTGGTCATCCCGAACATTAAAGACATTTACGACAAGGAACGGGCTCGCGACGAACTGCCGCAGAGCGGCGCCGGCCGTACGGTGATGACCACCGAACCCAAGTTTGTGCCCAACGAGGCTGTGGAAATCCTGGTCGGGCAAAGCGTGAGGCTCAAGGTGCGCCTGGTCGACAACGTGGGTTACCGGGTGGAGGGAGCCCTGGGCTTCGAGGAAGATGAAGAGCCCAGAATGGTGACGACGCCGTGGTTTGAAGAACCGATTCCGTTTATGGAAGCGGCCGAAATCGGCACGCGCAAGGTGATCACCGACCATTCCACCATCGGCCTGGTAATCACCACAGATGGCAGCATTACCGACATCCGGCGTGAAAACTACGTTGAAGCCGAGGAGCGAGTCATTGATGAATTGAAGCAGTTCGGAAAACCCTTTTTGGTGATCCTGAACACCACCAAACCACACGCCATAGATACGCAACACCTGGCGGGGGAGTTGCAGGTGAAATACGATGTGCCCGTGCTGCCGCTCGACTGCCTGGAAATGAGCCAGGGCGACGCGGTCACCATCTTGGAGGAGATCCTGTATGAGTTCCCGGTGACCGAAGTCAGAATCGATGTCCCGCTATGGGTGGAAGAATTGGAACCAACCCACTGGCTGCGTGAAAAGTTTGAGTCGGCCGTCCGGGAGGCCATCCGCCGGGTGCAACGGGTGCGGGACATCCAGGAGGCGACCGACCTCTTGGCCGGACAGGATTTCGTAGAGGAAACCACCTTGCGGGACCTGAACATGGGCACCGGTTGGGCCCAGGTGGAAGTGAAAGCCCGTCCGACCCTGTTCTACGAAATCGTCACCGAGCAGACCGGATTCCAGGTCAAGGGGGACCAGGATCTGTTCCGCCTGACCAAAGACCTGGCGGTGGCCAAGCGGGAATACGATAAAGTCGCCGCGGCCCTGCACGAGGTGCGGGATACGGGTTACGGTGTGGTGACGCCGCGGTTGGACGAGATGAATCTCGAAGAGCCGGAACTGATTCGCCAGGGCAACCGTTTCGGTGTCCGTTTGAGAGCCAGCGCCCCGTCGCTGCACGTGATCCGGGCCGACATCACCACCGAGATCACGCCGATCATCGGTACCGAAAAGCAATGTGAGGAACTGGTCCGGTTTATCTTGAACGAGTTCGAGGACGACCCGAAGAAGATCTGGGAATCGGAGATCTTCGGCAAGTCCCTGCACGATCTGGTCCGCGAGGGCATCCAGAACAAGCTGCACCGGATGCCCGAAAACGCTCAGGTAAAACTGCAGGAGACGTTGCAAAGAATCGTTAACGACGGTAGTGGCGGTCTCATTTGTATCATCATCTAGGCCGCTGTTCGGCGAAAGCCGTTTGGTACAAATACAAAAAACAAGAAACCCTTCTCAACTATAGAGAAGGGTTTCTATTATAGAGCCCGTAATGGCCTGCGCTCCGGCCACCACGAATCCCTTTACAGCCCGCGGCCACCTTTCGGCGACCACGGACCGTTGCGGAACCCGTGATGACCTTTGCTCGACCAAAATGCCTGCTTTAAGAGCTGCCGGCAGTCTCTCGACCGTCAGCAACCCGATACTCCGAATAAACTGAGTTGTCAGCAGACACCTTGATCTTAGCCTCGGACGGATGATTTCTCTTGGCAAGAAACCATCCGCCCTTACCTCCGGCCGATACCAAGCCGCTTGACCCGGTATCGGCTTTCGGTTCGATCACCGCCGAACCTTTCGATCCGGCGGTGGTCTCAGGCCCGGCCATTACGAACCCTTGACCTGTAGTATAACCATCGCCCGGCGGATTATCAGTCGTGCCGTCTGACATATTCTAGCGGTTGGAAAGGTATTTTTCCAATCCAGAAGCGGTTTGAGCCGTTGAATACTGAATAAGTCATTTAGTTGTTATTAATGACGCTCTTAATGTGCATACTAATGAAAACTATTCTGTAAGGAGGTTAAGATAGATGGTCATCAGTACGCCGGCTTCGCTGACCGAGTATTTCATGCAGGTGGATCACCGCCTGCCGCCGGAAGCGACCAGGGTGTTGCGGGCGCTGGGCGAACAGGGGCGGATGAACAAGGAGGAGTTGTCCCTGACCTCCCGCGTGAAACGGGCGGTGCTGGATCACATCATTATGCAGCTCTACGCCCTTGGCCTGGTGGACGTGACGGCGGAAGGCAAGAGCAAGATCTGCAGCCTGACCAAGCTGGGCTGGGAATTCATTGATTTGAAAGAAGAGCAGTTGCTCCAATAGTCGAAGCACCTCACCAGCTTGTAAACCGGCCCCCGGGAGATTATAATAAACTTCAGAAATAATTTCCCGGAGCAGACATGAACGACCATCGGGAATGGCGGTTGAAAAAGCCCGAACCGGTGCTCTCCCGGATGCTGGCGCGGGAGTGCGGTATTTCGGAGTTGACGGCCCAGTTGCTAGTCAACCGGGGTATTATCACCGTCAGGGAAGCACGAATTTTTTTGGACGGGGACCTGGACAGTCTATGGTCCCCGTATTTGCTGCGGGACATGGCCCCGACCGTGGACCGGATCCGGGGAGCGCTGGCCGCGGGTGAGAAGATCCTGGTCTATGGGGACTACGATGCGGACGGGATGACGGCTGCGGCCCTGATGGTGGCTGCCCTGCGGACCCTGCGCGGCCGGGTCGAGTATCATATTCCCTGGCGGGCGGACGGTTACGGTCTGAATCCGGAGGTGCTCGAGCGGGCGGCCGCGGACGGAGTCGGCCTGGTGATCACGGTGGACTGCGGGGTCAGCGCCCGCCGCGAGATCGAGCGGGCCCAAGCGCTGGGCCTGGACGTGGTGGTCACGGACCACCACGAGCCGCAGGGTCTTTTGCCGCCGGTGCCGGTGGTGAATCCCCGCCGGCCGGACTGTAATTACCCGTTTAAGGATCTCGCCGGGGTCGGAGTGGCTTTCAAGTTGGCCCAGGCCCTGCTCGGTGACGAATTGCCGCCGCCGTTTTTGGGGCTGGCCTGTCTGGGCACCGTAGCCGATGTGATGCCGCTGCGGGGCGAAAACCGCTTGCTGGTTCGTCACGGTCTGCCGCAATTGTTGGACAATCCCGGCATCGCCGCCCTGGGCGCTTGCCAAGGGGAGAACCCGGTCGTTCGTGATGTGGCCTTTGGTATCGCCCCCTTGCTGAACGCTGCGGGGCGCATCGGCCGTCCGGAACTGGGAGTGGAAATCCTCCTGGCCGGACCAGGTGAGGCTGCGGCACTCGCCGCGCAACTGGCGGCTTTGAACGAGGAGCGCAAGTACCTGGAGGAAAAAGTGTCCGCCGCGGTGCTTGCCGAATTGAGCGGACTGCCGGAAGTACCCCCGGTGGTGGTTCTGGCCGGTGAAGATTGGCACCCGGGAGTGATCGGGATCGTGGCTTCACGCCTGGCGGGCCGTCTGGGAAGACCGGTGGCCCTGATCGCGGTGGACGGCGACGAGGGCCGGGGTTCGATCCGGGCCGGAGAGGGCTGGAATCTGGTGGAGGCGCTGGAGTCCTGCAGGGAGGTTTTGACCCGGTTCGGAGGCCACCGGTGCGCGGCCGGATTCACTCTGCCCACCGCAGCGATCCCCGGCTTCCGCGAAGCCATATGCCGGTACGCCCGGCACCTTCCGGTTCCG is drawn from Candidatus Desulforudis audaxviator MP104C and contains these coding sequences:
- a CDS encoding ATP-binding protein; the encoded protein is MPGCNVCGDRGIYIVAGTAVPCNCMRQRALGNRLKTAQLTESMRRQTFARFQLHYYSQEQADGGRSYREIAQLALGAAHAFVERVKAGPTAEGLLFTGRVGTGKTFLACCIANALLEAGVQVLFLVVPDYLDRIRSTYDLERPEYTELDLTEAAKWAPVLIMDDLGAHHYTEWGRQKLYSLVNHRLNHQLPLVVTTNVSLEDLEEYLGERTTSRLFQMCRPYRLLTDVDIRISRRLGPETA
- a CDS encoding cell wall hydrolase, whose protein sequence is MRVIYVSVLVLVLALGAALSPVSAAAHVYYTVQNGDTLYDISRQYGVSVGVLSAANRLRGDLIVPNQVLVIPEHVLRYSRGDICQEELALLARIIHAEARGESFAGQVAVGAVIMNRLASPDFPSDLRSVIFQRSASVFQFSPVGDGSIVLSPDERAFQAAKQALRGMDPTHGALFFYNPKLASDTWIRTLPVITTIGNHVFATKI
- a CDS encoding phosphotransacetylase family protein, which gives rise to MKNLYLIGTPGSGKTAVALGLALKLRQEGFNPGYFKPVGSTAGVLQQRDEDGVLMKTVLGMSEDLDTIVPLTVGNFYVSGYREPQECRDRVFAAYRLIAGKYNPVIIDGTSFPWVMAAFGLDAVSIADEVGAGILCTMRIRNDFNFDETLFFNRYIRCKGLNLVGNIFNNIPRPMLAKTQGEYANLLESSGFRWLGAIPRRREIHAPTVAEYYDVLGGELLVGGERLDLLVEDVLIGAMTIDSALDHLRRGLNKAVIIGGDRADYALAALETSTSVLILTGGLYPHLSVITRAKEKGVPVILVHYDTVTTVERISEVVRRIRPGDEKAIALALENIEQYCDWQKIIELLEA
- the spoIVA gene encoding stage IV sporulation protein A; the encoded protein is MERIDIFRDIAERTGGDIYIGVVGGVRTGKSTFIKRFMELLVIPNIKDIYDKERARDELPQSGAGRTVMTTEPKFVPNEAVEILVGQSVRLKVRLVDNVGYRVEGALGFEEDEEPRMVTTPWFEEPIPFMEAAEIGTRKVITDHSTIGLVITTDGSITDIRRENYVEAEERVIDELKQFGKPFLVILNTTKPHAIDTQHLAGELQVKYDVPVLPLDCLEMSQGDAVTILEEILYEFPVTEVRIDVPLWVEELEPTHWLREKFESAVREAIRRVQRVRDIQEATDLLAGQDFVEETTLRDLNMGTGWAQVEVKARPTLFYEIVTEQTGFQVKGDQDLFRLTKDLAVAKREYDKVAAALHEVRDTGYGVVTPRLDEMNLEEPELIRQGNRFGVRLRASAPSLHVIRADITTEITPIIGTEKQCEELVRFILNEFEDDPKKIWESEIFGKSLHDLVREGIQNKLHRMPENAQVKLQETLQRIVNDGSGGLICIII
- the recJ gene encoding single-stranded-DNA-specific exonuclease RecJ, giving the protein MNDHREWRLKKPEPVLSRMLARECGISELTAQLLVNRGIITVREARIFLDGDLDSLWSPYLLRDMAPTVDRIRGALAAGEKILVYGDYDADGMTAAALMVAALRTLRGRVEYHIPWRADGYGLNPEVLERAAADGVGLVITVDCGVSARREIERAQALGLDVVVTDHHEPQGLLPPVPVVNPRRPDCNYPFKDLAGVGVAFKLAQALLGDELPPPFLGLACLGTVADVMPLRGENRLLVRHGLPQLLDNPGIAALGACQGENPVVRDVAFGIAPLLNAAGRIGRPELGVEILLAGPGEAAALAAQLAALNEERKYLEEKVSAAVLAELSGLPEVPPVVVLAGEDWHPGVIGIVASRLAGRLGRPVALIAVDGDEGRGSIRAGEGWNLVEALESCREVLTRFGGHRCAAGFTLPTAAIPGFREAICRYARHLPVPASGPELEIEALVTLDQLTPEVLREIEALEPWGAQNDPPILAAEDLRVVKHYRVGREGEHLKLVLEQGRTIISGIGFGLAPAHPEIAECRRVHLAFVPVINRWNGRETPEIKVVDWKPGPAGTMTVQSAAGAEAPDYVPPPFLTEALTGGDPREPEGEWRLRTVYDLRHLPFWGPQARRFLNGDRPTLVAVPNPEMIPEVVSKMRMTLPRLLERLEWLTPEMDTAGGGVRERFRSGAASTVVAVPPDGCDLFPARVVTLGLMYHWSQWRALARCGEELVLAFSGYDHVRNRRHLRSLAPNRKCLLTLFRLLRSLDLRVDSDRRALFAAMHTQGHPDFTPVTLDVGLTILEELDLVARRGDGGLEVRKKPGERKHLSQAPTFRRVHRIKRDAWRCHKFFLGATRGELARFFKCDIIPLGDGPHAD